The DNA window AACAGTGATAAATGTCAGTGTTCCGCTTTGCCCGGCTGTGCTGGTGATATACGGTAAGCACAGCGTCTGGCACCCGACAGTAAATGCTCCACACGTTTTACCTGTGTGTCTTTTCCCATCACAGTGCGGAAGGTTTCCAGCTCTGCTGTACAGAAGCCCTGGCATACTTCAGCCGCTACACAGATAGGGCAATGGTTTTCAATCAGCATATAGCCGTCACCGTCTTTTTCCACACAGGCCATGTAACCTTCTGCATCACGGGCTTCTGCCAGTTTATTGATTTTACCTTCCAGTGTGTTTTCACTCCCGGTGGCCTGCAGATATTTATCCAGACTGGTCTTTTTACTGCTTTCTATCACCTGCTGCAAAGCCTCCGGCCCTAAGGTGTCCCGTATTGAATTAATCAGGCGGACGGTCAGCTCTGCATGGGAATCAGGAAAACGGCAGTGCCCCAGTTTGGTAAGCGACCATATTTGTTGTGGCCTGCCCTTGCCTTTGGATACGGAGGTGGCTTGCAGTAGCCCTTCGTTGGCCAGCTTCAGCAGCTGAAAGCGTGCACCCTCCACCGTTATGCCCAGCGCTTCCGCCACCACTGCCAGTGGCTGAGGACCTTTGGACTTTAATATCAACAACGCCTTTTCATTCTCCTGAAAATTATTATTCATAATAAACAAAGTGTTTATTTGGTTTATTCACAAATTTACTATTTTTGCATCAGATAAACAATTCAATCGCCGGAAATCCGCTCCTGCACTGACAGGGGTGGCCATTTTCAGCCTTCATTCCCGTGCCCATACAGAATGGCAAGCATACCTGCTGCAGTACCCGTACTGCGGAACGGCTGCGCCATGCTCATCCGCAACGGTGTTATTAAAATCACGAAACGATGCAAACATTATCACACAAAACTGTTGCCATAGCGGTGCTTTCTATACTGACAGCCTGCGGCAACAATAAACCGGCAGCCGATTACGCCAGTGAGCCACAGCCTTTTCAGGTAGTAACATTACAACCAGCTGCCGCCACGCTTAATACAGACTATCCTGCCACCGTACGCGGTCAGCAGAACATAGAAATAAGACCCAAGGTAGATGGTTATGTAGCACAGATACTGGTAGACGAAGGTGCTACCGTGAAAAAAGGCCAGCTGCTCTTTAAAATCAACGCACCGCAATATGAGCAGGAAGTGCTCACCGCACAGGCAGCCATCAAAAGCGCCGAAGCCGCTGTCA is part of the Chitinophaga flava genome and encodes:
- a CDS encoding helix-turn-helix transcriptional regulator; translation: MNNNFQENEKALLILKSKGPQPLAVVAEALGITVEGARFQLLKLANEGLLQATSVSKGKGRPQQIWSLTKLGHCRFPDSHAELTVRLINSIRDTLGPEALQQVIESSKKTSLDKYLQATGSENTLEGKINKLAEARDAEGYMACVEKDGDGYMLIENHCPICVAAEVCQGFCTAELETFRTVMGKDTQVKRVEHLLSGARRCAYRISPAQPGKAEH